A window from Podospora bellae-mahoneyi strain CBS 112042 chromosome 1 map unlocalized CBS112042p_1, whole genome shotgun sequence encodes these proteins:
- a CDS encoding uncharacterized protein (COG:E; COG:I; EggNog:ENOG503NVBQ) yields MAEKPSVLIIGGLGYIGRFLAQHIHKSNLASDVRIVDKVLPQLAWLPSEFEEACAGAKFVQADASREQSLPRIFDRADGKQFDYVFNCGGETRYSQEDEVYKLRSFDLSLNVGREAAKRGVKCFVELSTGMVYKPDSSPSKEQDKLKPWSKIAVFKLQAEEELAKIEGLNLVIVRLAHVYGPYASQWVATALCMARVYKALESEMKWLWTKDLRQNTVHIDDVSRALWAIAGWYTAGKAKWDDGKMGKVPTFNVVDKGVTTQGTMADIIGEVFGISTGFQGSLISTFAKLNLDSVVDDVNDELLGPWADLLAEAGISRPGPLTPFMEKELLKDTDLSMDGSRLEEVVGFTYEKPKISKELVEEVIESYKKMKWWP; encoded by the exons ATGGCGGAAAAACCGTCGGTGTTGATCATCGGCGGTCTTGGCTACATTGGCCGGTTCCTCGCCCAGCACATTCACAAAAGTAATCTCGCGTCCGACGTGCGCATCGTCGACAAGGTGCTCCCGCAGCTCGCGTGGTTGCCTTCAGAGTTTGAGGAAGCGTGTGCCGGCGCCAAGTTTGTGCAGGCAGATGCGAGCAGAGAGC AATCGCTCCCTAGGATATTCGACCGTGCGGACGGGAAACAATTTGACTATGTGTTCAACTGCGGTGGAGAGACTCGCTATTCacaggaggatgaggtgtACAAGCTGCGGTCGTTTGATTTGTCGCTGAATGTAGGAAGGGAAGCGGCGAAGAGAGGTGTCAAGTGCTTTGTCGAGTTGAGCACGGGGATGGTGTACAAGCCCGATTCGTCACCGAGTAAGGAGCAGGACAAGCTGAAGCCCTGGAGCAAGATTGCGGTTTTCAAGCTgcaggctgaggaggagttggccaagattgaggg CTTGAACCTCGTCATTGTGCGACTTGCCCATGTTTACGGCCCATATGCGTCTCAATGGGTCGCTACAGCTCTCTGCATGGCCAGGGTGTACAAGGCCCTCGAGTCAGAAATGAAGTGGCTCTGGACAAAGGACCTCCGCCAAAACACAGTGCACATTGACGATGTCTCGAGGGCTCTGTGGGCCATCGCGGGCTGGTACACAGCTGGAAAGGCCAAGTGGGACGACGGCAAGATGGGCAAGGTGCCAACTTTTAACGTGGTCGACAAGGGAGTGACAACTCAGGGAACCATGGCTGATATTATCGGGGAGGTGTTCGGCATCAGCACGGGCTTCCAGGGATCGTTGATCAGCACATTCGCCAAGCTTAACCTCGACAGTGTGGTGGACGATGTCAACGATGAGCTTTTGGGACCGTGGGCTGATCTTCTTGCGGAAGCTGGGATCTCCAGGCCGGGACCTCTGACACCTTtcatggagaaggagctgttGAAAGATACCGACTTGAGCATGGACGGCTCGAGGTTagaagaggtggttgggttCACGTATGAGAAGCCCAAGATTTCgaaggagctggtggaggaggtgattgagAGTTATAAGAAGATGAAGTGGTGGCCTTGA
- a CDS encoding uncharacterized protein (EggNog:ENOG503P34X; COG:S), whose translation MADVMSQPSQPFVSKWASRYRGATVEDLDPPPALSLTPSDPISLALLSAFERDYTHLTIVSSSNRALLGYISIPHLQSLLESGKSKPEDEIRSAMIRFQRKGARYTVITMNTPLEELEGFFEGKDNGGQKQDFAVITDSGRRFVLGVATREDLEEFVKRRPA comes from the exons ATGGCCGACGTCATGTCTCAACCATCACAGCCATTCGTCTCCAAGTGGGCGTCCCGGTATCGCGGG GCAACAGTAGAAGACCTCGACCCACcccccgccctctccctcaccccctccgaccccatctccctcgccctcctctccgcctttGAGCGCGACTACACCCACCTTAccatcgtctcctcctccaaccggGCCCTTTTGGGGTACATCTCCATCCCTCACCTGCAATCCCTCCTCGAGTCAGGGAAATCCAAACCCGAAGATGAGATCAGATCGGCAATGATCAGGTTCCAGCGCAAGGGGGCACGGTACACAGTCATCACCATGAACACTCCTCtcgaggagttggaagggTTTTTTGAGGGCAAGGACAATGGCGGGCAGAAGCAGGATTTTGCCGTGATCACGGAtagcgggaggaggtttgttttgggggtggcgacgagggaggatttggaggagtttgtcaaGAGAAGGCCTGCGTAG
- the PIC2 gene encoding Cu/Pi carrier (EggNog:ENOG503NWEF; COG:C) gives MAPLFPAFDTLQKTFGSGPTPSPTNSRTPLEARLDLYPAYSIADDAKSKAKKLSEEASREFNAASKKAQSKTGSIELYSGKYYAACTFGGLLACGLTHTAVTPLDLVKTRRQIDSKLYSGNFQAWRHILRTDGFRGIFVGWSPTLVGYSAQGAFKYGWYEYFKKTYADIAGPEAAHKYKTALYLSASASAEFLADIALCPFEAIKVRMQGTIPSQYSGTLNGLSTITAAEGVGGLYKGLYPLWGRQIPYTMMKFASFETIVEMIYARLPGQKSDYSKGAQTGVAFAGGYLAGILCAIVSHPADVMVSKLNAYRKAGEGFGAVTSRIYKDIGFKGLWNGLPVRIVMIGTLTGLQWMIYDSFKIFMGLPTTGGAAPPEDDQHS, from the exons ATGGCGCCCTTATTCCCTGCGTTCGATACGCTCCAAAAGACCTTTGGTAGCGGTCCGACACCAAGCCCAACCAACTCACGAACTCCCCTCGAAGCTCGCCTCGATTTGTATCCTGCCTACTCCATTGCCGATGATGCGAAGAGCAAGGCGAAAAAGCTCAGCGAGGAAGCCAGCCGAGAATTCAATGCCGCCAGCAAGAAGGCTCAGTCTAAAACCGGCAGTATCGAGCTCTACTCTGGGAAATACTACGCTGCCTGCACATTCGGCGGCTTGCTGGCTTGT GGTCTCACCCATACTGCAGTCACTCCCTTGGATCTTGTCAAGACTCGACGCCAGATTGACTCCAAGCTCTATTCAGGAAATTTCCAGGCCTGGAGACATATCCTCCGAACCGACGGCTTCCGGGGCATCTTTGTCGGTTGGAGTCCAACCCTCGTCGGTTATTCGGCTCAGGGTGCGTTCAAGTACGGCTGGTATGAATACTTCAAGAAGACCTACGCCGACATTGCTGGCCCCGAGGCGGCTCACAAGTACAAGACTGCGTTGTACCTGTCTGCCTCGGCTTCGGCCGAGTTTCTGGCCGATATCGCGCTCTGCCCCTTtgaggccatcaaggttcgGATGCAGGGTACTATCCCGTCCCAGTATTCGGGTACACTCAACGGCCTGAGCACCATCACAGCTGCTGAAGGCGTCGGTGGCCTGTACAAGGGTCTCTACCCGTTGTGGGGAAGACAAATCCCCTATACCATGATGAAGTTCGCTTCCTTTGAGACCATTGTCGAAATGATCTACGCTCGCCTCCCTGGCCAGAAGAGTGATTACAGCAAGGGCGCGCAGACGGGAGTGGCCTTTGCTGGTGGTTACCTGGCAGGTATTCTTTGCGCCATCGTGTCTCATCCTGCCGACGTCATGGTCAGCAAGCTGAATGCCTACCGCAAGGCCGGTGAGGGATTCGGTGCTGTGACATCAAGAATTTACAAGGACATCGGTTTCAAGGGGCTTTGGAACGGTCTGCCAGTCAGAATCGTCATGATTGGTACCCTCACT
- a CDS encoding uncharacterized protein (EggNog:ENOG503P415), with protein sequence MAAPASKTIGDLNGKWVMNKTLSTPIEPGLALQGVGWMTRKMVGLATVTLEIKQFSAPASPPAEPSATQFTHVEIEQTGTGGMKGSTEKRCLDYTFRDHSDWLFGHVKGQSKWISTAEITDDFLKSGWIETDAEKGGPNGETHLLSYVESYDAGWTATQIWGFKECSDGKRRYARNVVIAKGSERVELQLYYDYLE encoded by the exons ATGGCCGCTCCCGCCTCCAAGACCATTGGTGACCTCAATGGAAAGTGGGTTATG AACAAAaccctttccacccccaTCGAGCccggcctcgccctccaagGCGTCGGCTGGATGACCCGCAAGATGGTCGGCCTCGCAACCGTGACCCTCGAAATCAAGCAGTTCTCCGCCCCTGCCTCCCCCCCGGCCGAGCCCTCGGCCACCCAGTTCACCCACGTCGAGATCGAGCAGACCGGCACCGGTGGCATGAAGGGCTCGACCGAGAAGCGCTGCCTCGACTACACCTTCCGCGACCACTCCGACTGGCTCTTCGGCCACGTCAAGGGCCAGTCCAAGTGGATCTCCACCGCCGAGATCACCGACGACTTCCTCAAGTCTGGCTGGATCGAGACCGACGCCGAAAAGGGCGGTCCCAACGGCGAGACTCACCTCCTCAGCTATGTCGAGAGCTACGATGCTGGGTGGACCGCCACTCAGATCTGGGGTTTCAAGGAGTGCAGCGATGGCAAGAGGAGGTATGCGAGAAATGTGGTGATTGCCAAGGGGAGCGAGAGGGTTGAGTTGCAGCTTTACTATGACTACCTTGAGTAA